The genomic segment GGTGCGCCTGATGCTCGAGCGCCACATCTTCGGGATGGTGGTGCACGCGCTGCGCGAGGCGCTGGACCTGCGGGCCGACCCCTCGTTCCGCCCCGTCGCGGGCGACGAGCTGCCGTCGCCGGGCGCGGCGCGCGGCCCCCTGCAGAGCATCGCCGAGGCTCAGGAGGACTACCTGCGCCGCCACTTCACCGGCTCGGCGTCCACCGCGCCCGCCGCGGCCGGCCAGCCCGGCCTGTTCGACGCCTCGCACCGGGCGCCCGCGAGCGGCGAGGCGGCGCCCCCCGCCCAGGCGGAGGAGGAGGACGCCGCGGTCGCGCCGCGTCAGGCCCCCTTCTGGCAGCTGCACCGCACGTACGTCTGCACCCAGACCAAGGGCGGGCTGTTGCTCATCGACCAGCACAACAGCCACGAGCGCATCCTCTACAACGAGGCCCAGAAGGCCCTGGCCGCCGGCCAGCTGCGCGTGCCCGTCCAGCAGCTGCTCTTCCCCGTCACGCTGGACCTGACGCCGCTCCAGCTCCAGAGCTTCCAGTCGGCGAGCGCCGACCTGGAGAAGCTCGGCTTCCTCATCCAGCCCTTCGGCGGCCGCTCGGTCCTCGTGCAGGGCATCCCGTCCTCGCTCAAGAACTGGAACGAGGGACAGCTCCTGCTGGACATCCTGGACGACCTCTCCGGGTCCTCCCGCACCGGCCACGCGGCGCACGACGACCTGCTGGCCAGCTTCGCCTGCCACGGCGCGGTGCGCGCCGGCGCGCTGCTGACGATCCCGGAGATGCAGAACCTGCTGGACCTGCTGTTCGCCACCGACACGCCGCTGAGCTGCCCCCACGGCCGCCCCACGATGATCCAGTACCCGATCGAGGAGCTCGAGAAGCGCTTCGGGAGACGCTGAGGTGGGCGCCGACGCGGCCCGCGGCGTCTGCCCGGTGATCGCCGGACCGACCGCCGTCGGCAAGACCGCCCTGGTGGTCGAGCTGGCGGCTCGCTTCCCGATCGAGATCGTCTCGCTCGACAGCCGCCAGATCTACCACGGCCTGCGGCTCGGCACCGCCCAGCCCGATGCCGCCGAACTCGCCGCCTGCCCGCACCACCTCGTGGATTTCCTGCCGCCGCAAGAGCGTTATTCCGCCCGCCGCTACCGCGACGATTTCCAGCGCGTCGCGGCGGAGATCCGCGCGCGCGGCCGCTGCCCGGTGCTGGTGGGCGGGGCGGGGCTCTACCTGACCGCGGTGCGCGACGGGCTGTTCGACCTGCCGGCCGACCCCGCCGCCCTGGCCGCGGTCCGTCAGGAACTGGACGCGCTGCCCGACGACGAGATCCGCGACCGCCTGCGCGCCGAGGATCCCGCGAGCTGGGAGCGCATCCACGCCCGCGACCGCTACCGCAGCCAGCGCGCCCTGGAGATCCGCCGTCTGGCGGGGGAGCCCATGAGCGGGCTGATGGCCGCCCGCCGGCCGGATCCCGCGCTGGGCTGGGACTACCCGCTCGTCGTGCTCGACCGCGACCGCGACGACCTGCGCGCGCGCATCGCCCGACGCCTGCAGGCGATGCTGGACGCGGGCTGGCTCGCGGAGACCGCCGCGCTGCTGGCGCGGCACGCGCAAGACTGCCCGGGCCTGCGCACGCTGGGCTACCGGGAACTGGTGGCGCACCTGGCGGGGGAGACGGACCTGCCGGCCGCCCTGGCGCAGGTGTCCCTGCGGACCGGCCAGTACGCCAAACGGCAGCAGACCTGGTTCCGGGCCCAGCCGCAGCTGTGCCGCGGCGCCCCCGATGACCCGGGCCTGCGGGAAGCCCTGCTGCTGCTGCTGGAGCGGTCGTGCGCGGCAATCTGACACGCGCCGCAGCACGCTTGACAGCGGCCGTGAAGCCGGGCTATCTTGCCCTTCCTGGAGCGGGCTTAGCTCAGTTGGTAGAGCATCAGCTTCCCAAGCTGAGGGTCGCGGGTCCGAGTCCCGTAGCCCGCTCCAACCAGATCGGCGAAGAACGGGTTGCGGCGACGCGACCCGTTTTCCTATCCTGCCTTGGCGAACTCGCCCCCACCCGAGCCGGACGGACGCCATGATCCAGCTGATCCAGCCCTTCCCCTCGCCCCTGGACCGCGCCCATGCCTGGCGCGAGGGCGACACCGTGACCGCGGTCGACGGCCAGCCCGTCGAGGACATGCTCGACCTCTACTACTACATGCCTCACGGCGAGAAGATGACCCTGACCATCGCCAGCCGCGACGGCGCCGTCAACAGCGTGGCCTTCGAGCCCTACGCGCTGGACAAGGTCATGAGCTGCTTCGCAGCCATGGAATTCAAGACCTGCGCCTGCGACTGCGTCTTCTGCTTCATCGACCAGAACCCCCAGGGCATGCGCTCCAGCATCTACGTCAAGGACGAGGACTACCGGCTCAGCTTCCTCTACGGCAACTACATCACCCTGACCTCGCTGGGCCGCCGCGGCCTCGAACGCGTCATCCGTCAGAAGATGACGCCGCTGTTCGTCTCGGTGCACGCCACCGACATCGACGTGCGCACGCGCATGCTGGGCATCAAGCGGCGCATCGACGTGCTGGCGATCCTGCGGCAGCTGGTCGAAGGCGGCATCACCGTGCATGCCCAGGTCGTGCTGTGCCCGGGCTGGAACGACGGGCCCGTCCTGGACCAATCCATCGCCGACCTGTTCGCCCTCTACCCGGGCGTGGAGACCTTGGCCGTGGTGCCGGTCGGCCTGTCGGCCCACCGTGAGGGGTTGACGAAGCTCGACCCCGTCACCCCCGCGATCGCCGCCGACACCATCGACCTGGTCGCCGTCTGGCAGGAGCGCTGCCGCGAACAGGCCGACACGACCTTCGTCCACCTCAGCGACGAGTTCTACCTGCTGACCGGGCGCCCCTTCCCGCCGCAGGACCAGTACGGCGACTTCGCCCAGCTCGACAACGGCATCGGCCTGACCCGCGGGCTGGAGCAGACCTGGCGCGAGGCCCTGCAGGAGCGCGCCGCGCACGGCAAGCTGCCGACCCGACCGGTGACGGTGATGACCGGCAAGCTCGGCGAGTTGGCCTTCGCGCAGCGCCTGCTGCCGGCGCTGGACCGTCCCGGCCTGCCCCCGATCGAGCTGGTGGGGGTGGAGAACCGCTTCTACGGGGAGAGCGTGACGGTCGCCGGCCTTCTTTCCGGGAGCGACATCCGCCGCG from the bacterium genome contains:
- the miaA gene encoding tRNA (adenosine(37)-N6)-dimethylallyltransferase MiaA, which gives rise to MGADAARGVCPVIAGPTAVGKTALVVELAARFPIEIVSLDSRQIYHGLRLGTAQPDAAELAACPHHLVDFLPPQERYSARRYRDDFQRVAAEIRARGRCPVLVGGAGLYLTAVRDGLFDLPADPAALAAVRQELDALPDDEIRDRLRAEDPASWERIHARDRYRSQRALEIRRLAGEPMSGLMAARRPDPALGWDYPLVVLDRDRDDLRARIARRLQAMLDAGWLAETAALLARHAQDCPGLRTLGYRELVAHLAGETDLPAALAQVSLRTGQYAKRQQTWFRAQPQLCRGAPDDPGLREALLLLLERSCAAI
- a CDS encoding DUF512 domain-containing protein, yielding MIQLIQPFPSPLDRAHAWREGDTVTAVDGQPVEDMLDLYYYMPHGEKMTLTIASRDGAVNSVAFEPYALDKVMSCFAAMEFKTCACDCVFCFIDQNPQGMRSSIYVKDEDYRLSFLYGNYITLTSLGRRGLERVIRQKMTPLFVSVHATDIDVRTRMLGIKRRIDVLAILRQLVEGGITVHAQVVLCPGWNDGPVLDQSIADLFALYPGVETLAVVPVGLSAHREGLTKLDPVTPAIAADTIDLVAVWQERCREQADTTFVHLSDEFYLLTGRPFPPQDQYGDFAQLDNGIGLTRGLEQTWREALQERAAHGKLPTRPVTVMTGKLGELAFAQRLLPALDRPGLPPIELVGVENRFYGESVTVAGLLSGSDIRRALGELPAAPVRDVLLPPRMFNSDDLTLDGLDLAAIAAGQPHRLHIPEEEGLIDFWSAMG